A genomic stretch from Mya arenaria isolate MELC-2E11 chromosome 10, ASM2691426v1 includes:
- the LOC128206647 gene encoding uncharacterized protein LOC128206647 isoform X3, with protein sequence MWENALTLLNLFVVILVLVLQILVLCTPRRTGICGHLRVAMEEKVSLTLTPDEDLSACLFAFFKAKCDSKQFQDISAKEDIKQQLPAIDFPDKSDNKCNVCAKERVCSCSFPLSACEQNSTEDTSNNDNCLVDETDTTAIDIGSVESETDQGEDENIDSQCSSFDTNEAKLQRNIKRHDEVEICHGPSEFDFAEAKHEQSNNHDQVDGKSQRNNKVNIPGERSVSLHLDVHANIDRYDTVLLNEKVDNNSQNNNEMTIPISWNDIPDADFEVNNVSSVSLHEASKIPAIRESCGNELGHRNNVAFGQNSPLDSSAQDCSVEENVMYKNCHNGKEDYCRPAVAINTTCNYAYDTCEFTASVNSCIERNQNSYNGTDDNAFVSTDCTIENTDVCFNNVNNNGDQYKAERYSNSMTKQDEHDFKCQGVQEPFSEKESIEPYEHIISNDTTCGSDINDMNRDLYVSESLCAQGLDNTCSSKCNVFDTRNSALDTDLIESIRKKCSSVEQDKNVVCNDLSHHGPDAAQPVPVSEYIPEQDHIDPQIESITEIETETKLQQCLDEELQCGSEFDPYDFVDEVDYLTSDVFYVKVHKPSLKKLQVKILGDAEENATKESKTAGKENDNQDCITVIDGKTSNTKTSNENAVKKMVMGVNRCVVEAPQEASGHFFPDCGSKDVKEQKETPSTSVFHNRTRQRTIACTGPSSQQQQNNSYTFAISCKTNMDFMLMDTPTLIIQMSFPKTSIARKNNVYAICRPKKQSNPISGQAHIWADSRFALAVDKVWVSCKAAFQKHPITVPWASCSGTIELKLSFQQPLNDRGIEHYLKRQLQNVNEGHMSLHEAKKSEEADTVIVFPSQETCDQSSLPIQIKPSIRGQRESPISLQKEQPLRDILKTDVELYTPEKDSEGSFLLHNFHHEKGITETDAFPDIRLNPGVQLLANDVDTMIKLEVSSAKHKQKGSIQIREDNHMCVHLRQEVDDGYNSFESETDGVTYTDCDIEVDTVPDIQVQLKETNSLQKLTPECFQCHRGPYSDGQFPVKCYTNQALKSDSSTCQTVDEVGYLASDVCYMEVHKPSLKNMQVKILGDAEQNATKESKTEDKENDSEDCTTIMEGNLCNTTASKKTAVNKVFIDVNRCDVEAPQEASRQWFPDSGSKDIKEPSETLLTSDITETDAIPDKPLNPGAQLLANDVDTIIKHQVHETQLKSEVSSVKHSPGRKIKIGEDNSMFVNLRQDVVGGYSSLESETGGVIHTDCEIEVDTAPDVRDNANILQILRPEDLQCNRGNHSSDPYPNSCYNDQASESDSTTYERVLLTVTRCSNNFQSQQKINLVVVSDCVSLKDSTIQDGEQNTITLDRSSSDSAYNSMDSFSSDGNEQFLQ encoded by the exons ATGTGGGAGAACGCTCTGACGCTGCTGAATTTGTTCGTCGTGATACTGGTATTAGTTTTACAAATACTCGTCCTATGCACCCCCCGTCGTACAGGAATTTGCGGACATTTGCGTGTTGCTATGGAGGAAAAGGTTTCACTGACACTAACCCCTGATGAAGATTTATCTGCCTGTCTCTTTGCATTTTTTAAAGCGAAATGTGATTCAAAACAATTCCAAGACATAAGTGCTAAAGAAGACATAAAACAGCAGCTACCTGCGATAGATTTTCCTGATAAATCTGATAACAAGTGTAATGTGTGTGCTAAAGAAAGAGTATGCAGCTGCAGCTTTCCCCTGTCCGCATGCGAACAAAATTCAACTGAAGATACTAGCAACAATGACAATTGTTTGGTGGATGAAACTGACACTACAGCTATTGATATTGGTAGTGTGGAGAGTGAAACCGATCAGGGGGAAGATGAGAATATTGACAGTCAATGCAGCTCCTTTGATACAAATGAAGCGAAATTACAAAGGAATATTAAAAGGCATGACGAGGTTGAGATATGCCATGGGCCATCAGAGTTTGACTTTGCGGAAGCAAAACATGAGCAATCCAACAATCATGATCAGGTTGATGGAAAAAGTCAAAGGAATAACAAAGTCAATATACCAGGAGAAAGAAGTGTATCCTTGCATTTGGACGTACACGCTAACATTGATAGATATGATACTGTTTTATTGAACGAAAAAGTCGATAATAATTCCcagaataacaatgaaatgacAATCCCGATATCATGGAATGATATTCCTGATGCTGATTTTGAAGTGAATAATGTGTCCTCTGTAAGTCTACACGAGGCTTCAAAAATACCCGCAATTCGCGAATCATGTGGCAATGAATTAGGACATCGAAATAACGTAGCATTTGGACAGAACTCGCCCCTCGATTCTTCTGCTCAAGACTGTTCCGTTGAAGAAAATGTTATGTATAAAAATTGCCATAATGGAAAAGAAGATTATTGTCGCCCTGCTGTAGCTATTAATACAACCTGTAACTATGCATACGATACGTGTGAGTTTACTGCTTCTGTAAATAGCtgtattgaaagaaatcaaaataGTTACAATGGAACGGATGATAATGCATTTGTAAGTACTGATTGTACAATTGAGAACACTGATGTATGTTTTAACAACGTTAATAACAACGGTGACCAATACAAAGCTGAAAGATATTCAAACTCCATGACAAAGCAAGATGAACATGATTTCAAATGCCAGGGTGTGCAAGAACCTTTCAGTGAAAAGGAATCGATTGAACCTTATGAACACATCATTTCTAATGATACAACATGTGGAAGCGACATTAACGACATGAATCGTGATTTATATGTCTCTGAAAGCTTGTGTGCGCAAGGCTTAGATAACACGTGCTCATCCAAATGTAATGTGTTCGATACAAGAAACAGTGCATTAGACACCGATCTGATTGAGTCTATTCGTAAGAAGTGTTCTTCTGTTGAACAAGACAAAAACGTTGTTTGTAATGACTTAAGTCATCACGGCCCAGATGCTGCCCAACCTGTTCCAGTCTCTGAATATATCCCCGAGCAAGATCACATCGACCCTCAAATAGAAAGTATCACTGAAATTGAAACCGAGACAAAGCTACAACAATGTCTAGATGAAGAACTACAATGCGGATCAGAGTTCGACCCTTATGATTTCGTCG ACGAAGTGGACTACCTGACATCAGACGTTTTCTATGTGAAAGTTCACAAGCCGTCTCTGAAAAAACTGCAAGTAAAGATTCTCGGTGATGCTGAAGAAAATGCTACGAAAGAATCTAAAACTGCAG GCAAGGAAAATGATAATCAAGATTGTATTACTGTTATAGATGGAAAAACTTCGAATACAAAAACATCTAACGAAAACGCCGTCAAGAAAATGGTCATGGGTGTCAACAGATGTGTTGTTGAAGCGCCTCAAGAG GCATCTGGACATTTTTTTCCTGATTGTGGTAGTAAAGATGTCAAGGAACAGAAGGAAACACCATCCACTTCAG tttTTCACAACCGGACTAGACAAAGGACTATTGCATGTACAGGGCCTTCTtcgcaacaacaacaaaataacagtTACACCTTTGCAATATCctgtaaaacaaacatggaCTTTATGCTCATGGACACCCCGACCCTTATAATTCAAATGTCCTTCCCGAAGACATCAATCGCGAGAAAGAATAATGTTTATGCTATCTGTCGACCAAAGAAACAGTCCAATCCAATTAGTGGTCAAGCTCACATTTGGGCAGACTCTCGTTTCGCTCTTGCGGTGGATAAGGTGTGGGTAAGCTGTAAAGCTGCATTTCAGAAACATCCTATTACAGTACCATGGGCTTCTTGTTCGGGTACCATTGAACTAAAACTCAGCTTCCAGCAACCGCTTAACGATAGAGGcattgaacattatttaaagcGACAGCTACAAAATGTTAACGAAG GGCATATGAGTCTACATGAAGCGAAGAAGTCTGAAGAAGCTGATACTGTAATTGTATTCCCAAGTCAAGAAACATGCGATCAAAGCTCCCTACCAATCCAGATTAAACCTTCTATCCGTGGTCAAAGAGAGTCACCCATCAGTTTGCAGAAGGAACAACCACTGCGTGACATATTGAAAACGGATGTAGAACTTTATACCCCTGAAAAAGACAGTGAAGGCAGTTTCCTGCTGCACAACTTCCATCATGAAAAAG GCATAACAGAAACAGATGCATTTCCTGATATACGCTTAAATCCTGGAGTCCAACTACTTGCGAACGATGTGGACACCATGATTAAGCTTGAAGTATCGAGCGCAAAACATAAGCAAAAGGGGTCAATTCAGATACGGGAAGACAATCATATGTGTGTGCATTTACGCCAAGAAGTTGATGAtg GCTACAACAGTTTTGAGAGTGAAACGGATGGCGTCACTTATACAGATTGCGATATTGAAGTCGATACTGTTCCTGACATCCAAGTTCAATTAAAAGAAACGAACAGTTTGCAAAAACTGACACCTGAATGTTTCCAATGTCATCGTGGACCTTATTCTGACGGCCAATTTCCTGTCAAGTGCTATACAAATCAAGCCTTGAAGTCGGATTCTTCAACTTGCCAAACCGTCG ACGAAGTGGGCTACTTGGCATCAGACGTTTGTTACATGGAAGTTCACAAGCCGTCTCTGAAAAATATGCAAGTAAAAATTCTCGGTGATGCTGAACAGAATGCTACGAAAGAATCTAAAACTGAAG ACAAGGAAAATGATAGTGAAGATTGTACAACTATTATGGAAGGAAACCTTTGTAATACAACAGCATCTAAAAAAACTGCCGTCAACAAAGTGTTCATTGATGTCAACAGATGTGATGTTGAAGCGCCTCAAgag GCATCCAGACAATGGTTTCCTGATTCCGGTAGCAAAGATATCAAGGAACCGAGCGAAACGCTACTCACTTCAG ACATAACCGAAACAGATGCAATTCCTGACAAACCCTTAAATCCTGGAGCCCAACTACTTGCGAACGATGTGGACACCATAATTAAG CATCAGGTCCACGAAACGCAACTAAAGAGTGAAGTTTCGAGCGTAAAACATAGTCCAGGACGTAAAATTAAGATAGGAGAAGACAATTCTATGTTCGTCAATCTACGCCAAGATGTTGTTGGtg GTTACAGTAGTTTAGAAAGTGAAACGGGAGGCGTCATACATACCGATTGCGAAATTGAAGTGGATACTGCTCCTGACGTGCGAGATAATGcaaacattttgcaaatattaaGACCTGAAGATCTCCAGTGTAATCGTGGAAATCATTCAAGCGACCCGTATCCAAACAGTTGCTATAACGACCAAGCCTCGGAGTCGGATTCTACAACTTACGAAAGAGTACTTCTG ACGGTAACACGTTGCAGCAACAACTTTCAGTCTCAACAGAAGATCAATCTTGTTGTTGTGTCCGACTGTGTGTCACTAAAGGACTCAACCATTCAAGATGGGGAGCAAAACACCATCACCCTAGATAGGTCCAGCAGCGATAGTG CGTACAATAGTATGGACTCCTTTTCATCGGATGGGAACGAACAATTCTTACAATAG
- the LOC128206647 gene encoding uncharacterized protein LOC128206647 isoform X1, translating into MWENALTLLNLFVVILVLVLQILVLCTPRRTGICGHLRVAMEEKVSLTLTPDEDLSACLFAFFKAKCDSKQFQDISAKEDIKQQLPAIDFPDKSDNKCNVCAKERVCSCSFPLSACEQNSTEDTSNNDNCLVDETDTTAIDIGSVESETDQGEDENIDSQCSSFDTNEAKLQRNIKRHDEVEICHGPSEFDFAEAKHEQSNNHDQVDGKSQRNNKVNIPGERSVSLHLDVHANIDRYDTVLLNEKVDNNSQNNNEMTIPISWNDIPDADFEVNNVSSVSLHEASKIPAIRESCGNELGHRNNVAFGQNSPLDSSAQDCSVEENVMYKNCHNGKEDYCRPAVAINTTCNYAYDTCEFTASVNSCIERNQNSYNGTDDNAFVSTDCTIENTDVCFNNVNNNGDQYKAERYSNSMTKQDEHDFKCQGVQEPFSEKESIEPYEHIISNDTTCGSDINDMNRDLYVSESLCAQGLDNTCSSKCNVFDTRNSALDTDLIESIRKKCSSVEQDKNVVCNDLSHHGPDAAQPVPVSEYIPEQDHIDPQIESITEIETETKLQQCLDEELQCGSEFDPYDFVDEVDYLTSDVFYVKVHKPSLKKLQVKILGDAEENATKESKTAGKENDNQDCITVIDGKTSNTKTSNENAVKKMVMGVNRCVVEAPQEASGHFFPDCGSKDVKEQKETPSTSVFHNRTRQRTIACTGPSSQQQQNNSYTFAISCKTNMDFMLMDTPTLIIQMSFPKTSIARKNNVYAICRPKKQSNPISGQAHIWADSRFALAVDKVWVSCKAAFQKHPITVPWASCSGTIELKLSFQQPLNDRGIEHYLKRQLQNVNEGHMSLHEAKKSEEADTVIVFPSQETCDQSSLPIQIKPSIRGQRESPISLQKEQPLRDILKTDVELYTPEKDSEGSFLLHNFHHEKGITETDAFPDIRLNPGVQLLANDVDTMIKLEVSSAKHKQKGSIQIREDNHMCVHLRQEVDDGYNSFESETDGVTYTDCDIEVDTVPDIQVQLKETNSLQKLTPECFQCHRGPYSDGQFPVKCYTNQALKSDSSTCQTVDEVGYLASDVCYMEVHKPSLKNMQVKILGDAEQNATKESKTEDKENDSEDCTTIMEGNLCNTTASKKTAVNKVFIDVNRCDVEAPQEASRQWFPDSGSKDIKEPSETLLTSDITETDAIPDKPLNPGAQLLANDVDTIIKVGQQRPSCLNPTLPDRLCPKSRPEHLANTAEELHQVHETQLKSEVSSVKHSPGRKIKIGEDNSMFVNLRQDVVGGYSSLESETGGVIHTDCEIEVDTAPDVRDNANILQILRPEDLQCNRGNHSSDPYPNSCYNDQASESDSTTYERVLLTVTRCSNNFQSQQKINLVVVSDCVSLKDSTIQDGEQNTITLDRSSSDSAYNSMDSFSSDGNEQFLQ; encoded by the exons ATGTGGGAGAACGCTCTGACGCTGCTGAATTTGTTCGTCGTGATACTGGTATTAGTTTTACAAATACTCGTCCTATGCACCCCCCGTCGTACAGGAATTTGCGGACATTTGCGTGTTGCTATGGAGGAAAAGGTTTCACTGACACTAACCCCTGATGAAGATTTATCTGCCTGTCTCTTTGCATTTTTTAAAGCGAAATGTGATTCAAAACAATTCCAAGACATAAGTGCTAAAGAAGACATAAAACAGCAGCTACCTGCGATAGATTTTCCTGATAAATCTGATAACAAGTGTAATGTGTGTGCTAAAGAAAGAGTATGCAGCTGCAGCTTTCCCCTGTCCGCATGCGAACAAAATTCAACTGAAGATACTAGCAACAATGACAATTGTTTGGTGGATGAAACTGACACTACAGCTATTGATATTGGTAGTGTGGAGAGTGAAACCGATCAGGGGGAAGATGAGAATATTGACAGTCAATGCAGCTCCTTTGATACAAATGAAGCGAAATTACAAAGGAATATTAAAAGGCATGACGAGGTTGAGATATGCCATGGGCCATCAGAGTTTGACTTTGCGGAAGCAAAACATGAGCAATCCAACAATCATGATCAGGTTGATGGAAAAAGTCAAAGGAATAACAAAGTCAATATACCAGGAGAAAGAAGTGTATCCTTGCATTTGGACGTACACGCTAACATTGATAGATATGATACTGTTTTATTGAACGAAAAAGTCGATAATAATTCCcagaataacaatgaaatgacAATCCCGATATCATGGAATGATATTCCTGATGCTGATTTTGAAGTGAATAATGTGTCCTCTGTAAGTCTACACGAGGCTTCAAAAATACCCGCAATTCGCGAATCATGTGGCAATGAATTAGGACATCGAAATAACGTAGCATTTGGACAGAACTCGCCCCTCGATTCTTCTGCTCAAGACTGTTCCGTTGAAGAAAATGTTATGTATAAAAATTGCCATAATGGAAAAGAAGATTATTGTCGCCCTGCTGTAGCTATTAATACAACCTGTAACTATGCATACGATACGTGTGAGTTTACTGCTTCTGTAAATAGCtgtattgaaagaaatcaaaataGTTACAATGGAACGGATGATAATGCATTTGTAAGTACTGATTGTACAATTGAGAACACTGATGTATGTTTTAACAACGTTAATAACAACGGTGACCAATACAAAGCTGAAAGATATTCAAACTCCATGACAAAGCAAGATGAACATGATTTCAAATGCCAGGGTGTGCAAGAACCTTTCAGTGAAAAGGAATCGATTGAACCTTATGAACACATCATTTCTAATGATACAACATGTGGAAGCGACATTAACGACATGAATCGTGATTTATATGTCTCTGAAAGCTTGTGTGCGCAAGGCTTAGATAACACGTGCTCATCCAAATGTAATGTGTTCGATACAAGAAACAGTGCATTAGACACCGATCTGATTGAGTCTATTCGTAAGAAGTGTTCTTCTGTTGAACAAGACAAAAACGTTGTTTGTAATGACTTAAGTCATCACGGCCCAGATGCTGCCCAACCTGTTCCAGTCTCTGAATATATCCCCGAGCAAGATCACATCGACCCTCAAATAGAAAGTATCACTGAAATTGAAACCGAGACAAAGCTACAACAATGTCTAGATGAAGAACTACAATGCGGATCAGAGTTCGACCCTTATGATTTCGTCG ACGAAGTGGACTACCTGACATCAGACGTTTTCTATGTGAAAGTTCACAAGCCGTCTCTGAAAAAACTGCAAGTAAAGATTCTCGGTGATGCTGAAGAAAATGCTACGAAAGAATCTAAAACTGCAG GCAAGGAAAATGATAATCAAGATTGTATTACTGTTATAGATGGAAAAACTTCGAATACAAAAACATCTAACGAAAACGCCGTCAAGAAAATGGTCATGGGTGTCAACAGATGTGTTGTTGAAGCGCCTCAAGAG GCATCTGGACATTTTTTTCCTGATTGTGGTAGTAAAGATGTCAAGGAACAGAAGGAAACACCATCCACTTCAG tttTTCACAACCGGACTAGACAAAGGACTATTGCATGTACAGGGCCTTCTtcgcaacaacaacaaaataacagtTACACCTTTGCAATATCctgtaaaacaaacatggaCTTTATGCTCATGGACACCCCGACCCTTATAATTCAAATGTCCTTCCCGAAGACATCAATCGCGAGAAAGAATAATGTTTATGCTATCTGTCGACCAAAGAAACAGTCCAATCCAATTAGTGGTCAAGCTCACATTTGGGCAGACTCTCGTTTCGCTCTTGCGGTGGATAAGGTGTGGGTAAGCTGTAAAGCTGCATTTCAGAAACATCCTATTACAGTACCATGGGCTTCTTGTTCGGGTACCATTGAACTAAAACTCAGCTTCCAGCAACCGCTTAACGATAGAGGcattgaacattatttaaagcGACAGCTACAAAATGTTAACGAAG GGCATATGAGTCTACATGAAGCGAAGAAGTCTGAAGAAGCTGATACTGTAATTGTATTCCCAAGTCAAGAAACATGCGATCAAAGCTCCCTACCAATCCAGATTAAACCTTCTATCCGTGGTCAAAGAGAGTCACCCATCAGTTTGCAGAAGGAACAACCACTGCGTGACATATTGAAAACGGATGTAGAACTTTATACCCCTGAAAAAGACAGTGAAGGCAGTTTCCTGCTGCACAACTTCCATCATGAAAAAG GCATAACAGAAACAGATGCATTTCCTGATATACGCTTAAATCCTGGAGTCCAACTACTTGCGAACGATGTGGACACCATGATTAAGCTTGAAGTATCGAGCGCAAAACATAAGCAAAAGGGGTCAATTCAGATACGGGAAGACAATCATATGTGTGTGCATTTACGCCAAGAAGTTGATGAtg GCTACAACAGTTTTGAGAGTGAAACGGATGGCGTCACTTATACAGATTGCGATATTGAAGTCGATACTGTTCCTGACATCCAAGTTCAATTAAAAGAAACGAACAGTTTGCAAAAACTGACACCTGAATGTTTCCAATGTCATCGTGGACCTTATTCTGACGGCCAATTTCCTGTCAAGTGCTATACAAATCAAGCCTTGAAGTCGGATTCTTCAACTTGCCAAACCGTCG ACGAAGTGGGCTACTTGGCATCAGACGTTTGTTACATGGAAGTTCACAAGCCGTCTCTGAAAAATATGCAAGTAAAAATTCTCGGTGATGCTGAACAGAATGCTACGAAAGAATCTAAAACTGAAG ACAAGGAAAATGATAGTGAAGATTGTACAACTATTATGGAAGGAAACCTTTGTAATACAACAGCATCTAAAAAAACTGCCGTCAACAAAGTGTTCATTGATGTCAACAGATGTGATGTTGAAGCGCCTCAAgag GCATCCAGACAATGGTTTCCTGATTCCGGTAGCAAAGATATCAAGGAACCGAGCGAAACGCTACTCACTTCAG ACATAACCGAAACAGATGCAATTCCTGACAAACCCTTAAATCCTGGAGCCCAACTACTTGCGAACGATGTGGACACCATAATTAAGGTAGGACAACAACGACCCAGCTGTTTGAATCCGACACTTCCCGACAGGTTATGTCCGAAAAGCAGGCCAGAACATTTAGCTAACACTGCTGAGGAGTTG CATCAGGTCCACGAAACGCAACTAAAGAGTGAAGTTTCGAGCGTAAAACATAGTCCAGGACGTAAAATTAAGATAGGAGAAGACAATTCTATGTTCGTCAATCTACGCCAAGATGTTGTTGGtg GTTACAGTAGTTTAGAAAGTGAAACGGGAGGCGTCATACATACCGATTGCGAAATTGAAGTGGATACTGCTCCTGACGTGCGAGATAATGcaaacattttgcaaatattaaGACCTGAAGATCTCCAGTGTAATCGTGGAAATCATTCAAGCGACCCGTATCCAAACAGTTGCTATAACGACCAAGCCTCGGAGTCGGATTCTACAACTTACGAAAGAGTACTTCTG ACGGTAACACGTTGCAGCAACAACTTTCAGTCTCAACAGAAGATCAATCTTGTTGTTGTGTCCGACTGTGTGTCACTAAAGGACTCAACCATTCAAGATGGGGAGCAAAACACCATCACCCTAGATAGGTCCAGCAGCGATAGTG CGTACAATAGTATGGACTCCTTTTCATCGGATGGGAACGAACAATTCTTACAATAG